From Curtobacterium sp. MCBA15_012:
GCGCGCGAGGCGAGCGGCAGCGTGTCCGCGACCCCGTCGACCGTCAGCGCACCGGCGACGAGCATCCGGCCGAGCGGGGCGAACCCGCCCGGGTGCACCGCGACGAAGCCGAACCGGTTCGTCTGCGGGCGGTACGAGTACGGGTGCGCGGCGAGCTCGCGGTCGCCGGGGTGCACGTACACGGGCGTGCCCCACTCCCGGTGCATCCGGGCGGCCGTGCCGACGTGGTCGAAGTGCCCGTGGGTGAGCAGGAGCGCCTCGACGCGGGCGGGCGAGTAGCCGAGCTCGTGCACCGCGAGCAGCAGGTGCGGCCAGACGGCGGGCAGCCCGGCGTCGACGACGAGCAGCCGGTCGCCGGTCTCGACGAGGTAGGTGTTGGTGTGTGCGAGCTCGAGGCGGTGGATCCCCTCGGCGACGTCCCGGATCAGCATGCGGCGCACGCTAGACGGCTCCTGCTGAGCACCGGCGCGGACCCGTCCTGGTAGGCAGATTGCATGGCCAAGGACAGTCTCCCCGAGCTGGAACTCGCGAACGTGCGCACGCGCGAGCGGTTGACGGACAGCGTCACCGAGATCAAGCGGCGCGCGAACGTGCCGGCACGCACCCGGCTCGCGGTCGCGAAGGCCCGGCAGCGCTGGCACCGTGACCCGACCCCGCTCGTCGCGATGGCCGTGACCGCCGCGACGGGCGTCGC
This genomic window contains:
- a CDS encoding MBL fold metallo-hydrolase, with translation MLIRDVAEGIHRLELAHTNTYLVETGDRLLVVDAGLPAVWPHLLLAVHELGYSPARVEALLLTHGHFDHVGTAARMHREWGTPVYVHPGDRELAAHPYSYRPQTNRFGFVAVHPGGFAPLGRMLVAGALTVDGVADTLPLASRAEVPGTPWIIETPGHTDGHVALHFADRDAVVVGDALVTFDPYTGGIGPRVVAPAATADVDTAVASLARLEDTEARHVLPGHGPAWSRGVRAAVAQARRTAGVA